The following proteins are encoded in a genomic region of Microcoleus sp. FACHB-68:
- a CDS encoding type II toxin-antitoxin system mRNA interferase toxin, RelE/StbE family, whose translation MKIVWDNRFKRAFRKFIKKNPEMSDRIINVLTLLSIDHLTPSLKSHKLTGSLEGLWSCSVAYDCRIIFTFSQDEESEESLIVLVDLGSHDEVY comes from the coding sequence ATGAAGATAGTTTGGGATAATCGTTTTAAACGTGCTTTTAGAAAGTTTATAAAAAAGAATCCTGAAATGAGCGACAGGATTATTAATGTGCTGACTTTATTAAGTATTGATCATCTGACGCCTTCTTTAAAATCTCATAAATTAACAGGTTCTTTGGAGGGCTTATGGTCTTGTTCGGTTGCTTATGATTGTCGGATTATCTTCACTTTTTCTCAAGACGAGGAATCAGAAGAGTCTCTGATTGTTTTAGTTGATCTTGGCTCCCATGATGAAGTTTATTAA
- a CDS encoding DUF262 domain-containing protein, translating into MADTHDSISIKDLINDLERGRIRIPSFQRGFVWEPSRVCYFIDSIYKGFPFGSVLIWRTKTPLKTERNLGPYKLHSNDPEYPIDYVLDGQQRITSIFGIFQNSLTAEDGEKTDWTNLFFEFNSKESVPFQYLEDYKNYDATKFFPLKDLFNPDYLLQFLAENSNRDSAIQRGKQIQDLYNKFNDAKIPVQLFKSEERKYVATVFERINRQGIELDTFQLLSVWNWSEDFDLQEKFRELAEKLEPFGFKQVGSDLLLKCCSAVVMNSADPEDFLELPGSAVREKFDEIHTGIFRAIDFLKDELNVFSLKLLPMENILAVLSSFFASSQKQPPPVPHEQNQAIKRWFWRACFSQRYARGGAKSTDVDLAEVQNLKAGKPHKLENFDVSLETSFFLKNSFRMSTVATKTFILLLAQGKPLNFISGTSISLEKVLSQGNRNEFHHIFPKDYLEKLNRYKDEQINCLANFSLLARADNNKIKNKPPSQYRTLMPADSQTFQKIIATHFCHTNAFTDDYDSFLKLRAELLLQKAKELSEIV; encoded by the coding sequence ATGGCTGACACTCACGACTCTATTAGTATTAAAGATTTAATCAATGATTTGGAAAGAGGAAGGATTAGAATTCCGTCTTTTCAACGAGGTTTTGTTTGGGAACCCAGCCGGGTTTGCTACTTCATAGACAGTATTTATAAAGGTTTTCCTTTTGGCTCTGTATTAATTTGGAGAACTAAGACCCCTTTAAAAACTGAAAGAAATCTTGGCCCTTATAAACTTCATAGTAATGATCCAGAGTATCCAATAGATTATGTGCTGGATGGACAACAGAGAATAACTTCTATTTTTGGAATATTTCAAAATTCTCTTACTGCTGAAGATGGTGAAAAGACTGATTGGACTAATCTATTCTTTGAATTCAATAGCAAAGAATCTGTTCCGTTTCAATATTTGGAAGATTATAAAAATTATGATGCTACAAAATTTTTCCCTCTAAAGGATCTTTTTAATCCTGATTATTTGCTGCAATTTTTAGCAGAGAATTCAAATCGTGATTCAGCAATACAGAGAGGAAAACAAATACAGGATTTGTATAACAAATTTAATGATGCTAAGATTCCTGTACAACTGTTTAAAAGTGAAGAACGGAAATATGTTGCAACCGTTTTTGAGAGGATTAATAGGCAAGGGATCGAATTAGATACTTTTCAGCTTTTATCTGTGTGGAACTGGAGTGAAGATTTTGACTTGCAAGAGAAGTTTAGAGAACTTGCTGAAAAATTGGAACCATTCGGCTTTAAACAGGTTGGCTCAGATCTACTTCTAAAATGCTGCTCTGCGGTAGTAATGAATAGTGCAGATCCAGAAGATTTTTTGGAACTTCCTGGTAGTGCCGTTAGAGAAAAATTTGATGAAATTCATACAGGCATATTTAGGGCTATTGACTTTTTGAAGGATGAGCTAAATGTTTTTTCTCTTAAGCTTTTACCAATGGAAAACATATTAGCCGTTTTATCATCTTTCTTCGCGTCTTCACAGAAACAGCCACCGCCTGTACCTCATGAGCAAAATCAAGCTATCAAGAGATGGTTTTGGCGTGCCTGTTTTTCTCAAAGATATGCAAGGGGGGGAGCTAAGAGTACCGATGTAGATTTGGCAGAAGTACAAAATCTTAAGGCTGGAAAACCTCATAAACTTGAAAACTTTGACGTGTCTTTAGAAACTAGCTTCTTTCTCAAAAACTCCTTTCGGATGAGTACAGTTGCAACAAAAACCTTTATTCTTCTTTTAGCACAAGGAAAACCGTTAAATTTTATTTCAGGTACGAGTATATCTTTGGAAAAGGTTTTATCCCAAGGTAATCGAAATGAGTTCCATCATATTTTCCCCAAAGATTACTTAGAAAAGTTGAACAGGTATAAAGATGAGCAAATCAATTGTTTAGCAAACTTTTCATTGCTTGCCAGAGCGGACAACAATAAAATCAAAAATAAACCACCTAGCCAATACCGGACATTAATGCCTGCTGATTCGCAAACTTTCCAGAAAATAATAGCAACACATTTTTGCCATACCAATGCGTTCACAGATGACTACGATAGCTTTCTAAAATTAAGAGCTGAATTGCTACTGCAAAAAGCAAAAGAATTGTCCGAGATTGTTTAG
- the smc gene encoding chromosome segregation protein SMC: MVHIKRLELTNFKSFGGTTAIPLLPVFTVVSGPNGSGKSNILDALLFALGLSTSKGMRAERLPDLVNNTQNPRGTIEASVTVTFDLTDEPAFLEEKEDQEFWGETENGNGKSAETEETPPPALPSPPSTSEWSVTRKLRVTKQGTYTSNYYINGSPCTLTELHEQLNRLRIYPEGYNVVLQGDVTSIISMNPRERREIIDELAGVAAFDRKIVLAKEKLDEVKEHEERSRIVEKELIAQRDRLASDRSKAEKYQKLRVELHEKEQLEIVLVWRQLQQQEWQLREHIEAGERTCNDLTAQISTLTEEISQATAELDRLNACVKALGEEELLSVQSTLASQAAENRQLQNRRQELETAQRETENYLSQTEKKVKEYRQTLEQLTQQHLLETKALASRQQERDEAQQILNELRVKSETSADASEAWVQQQTELHRQIETLQQSLNPQRTEQAKLRERADQLERQLQEQSQSLQTLEAELAGKQAHLADNQQTRHPVSQQQVEFLTQAVAAAEQELQTQQETQKRLLGEQREKQRQLDKLEAQAQAMQEATGTGASQVITAAGIRGVCGSVAQLGRTEPRFQLALETAAGGRLGNLVVEDDSVAAAAIALLKQKRAGRATFLPLNKIRPGRFSPLNQLNQALGFIDYAINLIDCDPRYDDVFAYVFGNTAVFDILDNGRRYLGQIRIVTLEGDILESTGAMTGGSTGSAGSRLHFGTGTATESGEIPALRSRLQEIEQILERCTAAITQATVAVKARNQELIEAKQQQRESQLKSEQIQTEIKNLTAQQEQLRLQLVKNNQELSDAQGRLYILEVELPAQEAQLQQHRQALAELEQSQTHSEWQQIQVSIRAQEAKVNDCLKAVRSVEQTLQDLENQRQRLEEKIQESHQRLEEYNSQRSTQQQQNSALTTQHLTLQQQIVQTKASLALLEEKLGEEKQARDLAESQLRERHLAKQQRDWQLQKHQENQQARREKLETLHEELQAKQAELPDPLPAIPEKVDAKDLSALQQDVRSLQKRLQAMEPVNMLALEEYERTQTRLDELSQKLATLEGERTELLLRIENFTTLRLRAFKEAFDAVNENFQTIFAELSDGDGYLQLDDPEDPFSAGLNLVAHPKGKPVQRLASMSGGEKSLTALSFIFALQRYRPSPFYAFDEVDMFLDGANVERLAKMIKQQAQQAQFIVVSLRRPMIESSERTIGVTQARGAYTQVIGLNLQSKSASV; this comes from the coding sequence ATGGTTCACATCAAGCGTCTGGAACTCACCAACTTTAAATCCTTTGGCGGCACAACAGCGATTCCGCTGCTGCCGGTGTTTACCGTCGTTTCGGGACCCAATGGATCGGGCAAATCAAATATTCTCGATGCACTGCTGTTTGCCCTCGGACTTTCCACCTCCAAAGGGATGCGGGCAGAACGGTTGCCCGATTTGGTCAACAACACCCAAAACCCGCGCGGTACAATCGAAGCCAGCGTCACCGTCACCTTCGATCTCACCGATGAACCGGCTTTCCTAGAAGAAAAAGAGGATCAAGAATTCTGGGGAGAAACGGAAAATGGGAATGGGAAAAGCGCCGAAACCGAAGAAACTCCCCCACCGGCACTCCCCTCTCCCCCTTCTACCAGTGAGTGGAGTGTGACGCGCAAACTTCGCGTTACCAAACAAGGCACCTATACCTCCAACTATTACATCAACGGCAGCCCCTGCACCCTCACGGAACTGCACGAACAACTCAACCGGCTGCGAATTTATCCAGAAGGCTACAACGTTGTACTCCAGGGGGATGTCACCAGCATCATTTCCATGAACCCCCGTGAACGGCGAGAGATTATTGACGAACTCGCCGGCGTTGCAGCTTTTGATCGAAAAATAGTTCTGGCTAAAGAAAAGTTAGACGAAGTTAAAGAACACGAAGAACGTAGCCGTATTGTCGAAAAAGAACTGATCGCCCAGCGAGATCGCTTGGCATCGGATCGCAGCAAAGCGGAAAAATACCAAAAGCTGCGAGTAGAACTCCACGAAAAAGAACAATTAGAAATTGTCCTCGTGTGGCGTCAGCTGCAACAGCAGGAGTGGCAACTTCGAGAACATATCGAAGCCGGTGAACGCACTTGCAACGACCTTACCGCTCAAATTAGCACCCTTACAGAAGAAATTTCTCAGGCAACGGCAGAACTCGACCGGCTTAACGCTTGCGTCAAAGCTTTGGGAGAAGAAGAACTCCTCTCGGTGCAATCTACCCTAGCCAGTCAGGCAGCGGAAAACCGGCAACTGCAAAACCGCCGGCAAGAACTGGAAACCGCCCAACGGGAAACAGAAAATTACTTATCACAAACTGAGAAAAAAGTCAAGGAATATCGGCAAACTCTCGAACAACTTACCCAACAGCATCTTCTAGAGACAAAAGCCCTCGCCAGCCGGCAACAAGAACGGGATGAAGCCCAGCAAATCCTTAACGAGCTGCGAGTAAAATCTGAAACAAGCGCCGACGCCTCCGAAGCCTGGGTGCAACAGCAAACCGAACTACACCGGCAGATAGAAACTCTACAGCAAAGCCTCAATCCCCAGCGCACCGAACAAGCAAAACTGCGGGAACGTGCCGATCAGCTAGAACGCCAACTCCAAGAGCAAAGCCAATCCTTGCAAACCTTGGAGGCAGAACTTGCCGGCAAACAAGCTCATCTGGCAGATAACCAACAAACGCGCCATCCCGTATCCCAGCAGCAGGTTGAATTTTTAACCCAGGCGGTTGCTGCTGCTGAACAAGAACTGCAAACCCAGCAAGAAACCCAAAAGCGCCTGCTAGGCGAACAGCGGGAAAAACAGCGCCAGCTTGATAAACTGGAAGCCCAAGCCCAAGCCATGCAAGAAGCAACCGGCACGGGTGCCAGCCAAGTGATTACCGCCGCAGGCATCCGAGGCGTGTGTGGTTCAGTTGCTCAGTTGGGACGCACCGAACCCCGCTTTCAGTTAGCCTTGGAAACCGCTGCGGGGGGGCGTTTGGGAAATTTAGTCGTAGAAGATGATAGCGTTGCCGCCGCCGCGATTGCATTGCTGAAACAAAAACGAGCCGGTCGTGCCACCTTCCTCCCCCTGAATAAAATTCGCCCAGGCCGGTTTTCCCCGCTGAATCAGTTAAACCAAGCCTTGGGATTCATTGACTATGCGATCAATTTAATTGATTGCGATCCCCGCTATGACGACGTTTTTGCCTATGTTTTCGGAAATACCGCCGTTTTCGACATCTTAGACAATGGCCGTCGCTATCTCGGCCAGATTCGCATTGTTACGCTCGAAGGCGATATCCTCGAAAGCACCGGCGCAATGACCGGCGGTAGCACCGGCAGTGCCGGTTCACGCTTGCACTTTGGCACCGGCACTGCAACTGAATCCGGCGAAATCCCGGCCTTACGCTCCCGTTTGCAAGAAATTGAGCAAATTTTAGAACGCTGCACGGCAGCCATTACCCAAGCAACCGTAGCCGTAAAAGCGCGAAATCAGGAGTTAATCGAAGCCAAACAGCAGCAGCGGGAAAGCCAGTTAAAATCTGAGCAAATTCAAACAGAAATCAAAAATTTAACCGCACAACAAGAACAATTGCGGTTGCAACTGGTTAAAAATAACCAAGAGCTATCCGACGCCCAAGGCCGGCTATATATCTTAGAAGTCGAGTTGCCGGCGCAAGAAGCTCAACTGCAACAACACCGGCAAGCCTTAGCCGAACTTGAACAATCGCAAACGCATAGTGAATGGCAGCAAATCCAAGTCAGCATCCGTGCTCAAGAAGCCAAAGTTAATGACTGCCTAAAAGCCGTACGCTCAGTTGAGCAAACTCTGCAAGACTTGGAAAATCAGCGCCAGCGTCTAGAAGAGAAAATTCAAGAAAGCCACCAACGGCTGGAAGAATATAACTCCCAGCGCTCAACCCAACAACAGCAAAACTCAGCACTCACCACTCAGCACTTAACACTACAGCAGCAAATTGTCCAGACAAAAGCATCACTAGCTTTGTTAGAAGAGAAGTTAGGGGAAGAGAAACAGGCGCGGGATCTGGCAGAGTCTCAACTGCGAGAGCGACATTTGGCTAAACAACAGCGGGACTGGCAGCTGCAAAAACACCAGGAAAACCAGCAAGCGCGTCGGGAAAAACTGGAAACCCTGCATGAAGAATTGCAGGCGAAACAGGCGGAATTGCCCGATCCCCTGCCGGCAATCCCGGAAAAAGTCGATGCCAAAGACCTTTCAGCCTTGCAGCAAGACGTGCGATCCCTGCAAAAACGCTTGCAAGCAATGGAGCCGGTGAATATGCTGGCGCTGGAGGAATATGAGCGTACGCAAACACGTCTGGATGAATTAAGTCAGAAATTGGCAACATTAGAAGGCGAACGCACGGAACTGCTGTTGCGGATCGAAAACTTCACAACCCTGCGGCTGCGTGCGTTTAAAGAAGCGTTTGACGCCGTTAACGAAAACTTTCAGACGATTTTTGCCGAACTTTCCGACGGGGATGGCTACCTGCAACTGGATGATCCCGAAGATCCGTTCAGTGCCGGCCTGAATCTCGTCGCTCACCCCAAAGGGAAGCCGGTGCAGCGCCTCGCATCCATGTCTGGGGGCGAAAAATCCCTCACCGCCCTCAGCTTTATCTTTGCCCTGCAACGTTACCGCCCGTCTCCGTTCTATGCTTTTGATGAAGTTGATATGTTCTTAGATGGAGCAAATGTAGAGCGATTAGCTAAAATGATCAAACAACAAGCACAACAGGCGCAATTTATTGTCGTCAGTCTCCGCCGGCCTATGATTGAATCTTCTGAGCGTACCATTGGCGTTACGCAAGCCAGGGGAGCCTACACGCAAGTGATTGGACTGAACCTACAGTCTAAAAGTGCATCTGTGTGA
- a CDS encoding PRC-barrel domain-containing protein produces MTSEQIRQRSDLLNTQVITRTTGKRLGVVKELLVDIDRREVVALGLRDNLLSVAGMPRFMLLTSIRQMGDVILVEDENVIEDIDVDAYSSLIGSEVITETGELLGKVRGFKFNTDTGTVVSLILASIGVPLIPDQVISTYELPIEEIVSSGPNRLIVFEGAEERLVQLTVGVLERLGIGQAPWEREEEETYYAPVARPENQLGTGIPLRTPEPVRRSEPVVQAAWDEDDWEEPQPEPIIVRPSLRQQPSESIYYEEDLEEEENWREASVRDEYEEEYDDRGYTPAKVYEDEYEEEYEYEDIEADAWADDESPKPYQAPRLNIPEKTKLPEYEEETGY; encoded by the coding sequence ATGACATCTGAACAAATCCGGCAACGCTCAGACCTCTTAAATACCCAAGTGATCACCCGCACCACCGGCAAGCGCCTAGGGGTGGTTAAGGAGCTATTAGTAGACATTGATCGGCGGGAGGTTGTGGCACTCGGTTTACGAGACAACCTGCTCTCGGTCGCTGGAATGCCCCGGTTTATGCTCCTCACCAGCATCCGGCAGATGGGCGACGTGATTTTAGTTGAGGATGAAAACGTCATTGAAGATATTGACGTTGACGCCTACAGCAGTTTGATCGGCAGCGAAGTGATCACCGAAACCGGCGAACTGTTGGGCAAAGTGCGCGGCTTCAAATTCAACACAGACACCGGCACTGTCGTTTCCCTCATCCTGGCTTCGATAGGCGTTCCGCTGATTCCCGACCAAGTAATCAGTACCTACGAACTGCCGATCGAGGAAATTGTCAGCAGTGGCCCAAACCGGCTGATCGTCTTTGAAGGGGCAGAAGAACGCCTCGTTCAATTAACAGTCGGCGTCCTAGAACGTTTGGGCATTGGCCAAGCGCCTTGGGAACGGGAAGAAGAAGAAACTTATTATGCGCCGGTGGCCCGACCGGAAAACCAATTGGGCACCGGCATCCCCCTCCGCACCCCAGAACCCGTTCGCAGAAGCGAGCCGGTGGTGCAAGCAGCCTGGGATGAAGATGATTGGGAAGAACCGCAACCCGAACCGATTATCGTCCGCCCCTCCCTACGCCAGCAACCGTCTGAATCGATTTACTACGAAGAAGACCTAGAAGAAGAAGAAAACTGGCGCGAAGCCTCCGTGCGGGACGAGTACGAGGAAGAATACGATGATCGCGGCTACACTCCAGCCAAGGTCTACGAGGACGAGTACGAAGAAGAGTATGAGTACGAGGATATAGAGGCCGATGCCTGGGCAGATGATGAATCACCCAAGCCTTATCAAGCCCCCCGCCTCAACATCCCAGAGAAAACCAAGCTGCCAGAGTACGAAGAGGAAACAGGGTACTAG
- the dacB gene encoding D-alanyl-D-alanine carboxypeptidase/D-alanyl-D-alanine-endopeptidase, with product MIVKWMANFAQPIGALLLILGSQWAGVPASAQTQKTPPATQPICPAQLPDAIDAIANRPQFSRARWGILVEPLSPTDGQTLYNRQGEDYFIPASNEKLLTTAAALAKLGTQFRIRTSVYGTPVNGGEVSLRVVGRGDPSLTDSHLASLAQQLKSRGIRQVGQMVVEDGYFQGQPVNPNWEWEDVQAGYGAPVNSLIVNENAINLTLSPQAAGQPLRVTWDDPKEARGWRVENDSVTVGPNEPEFLEVGRDFSRPILRIKGQLRAGAEPEEVAVAIVNPAENFLQRFQQALAAEGIAVGRAQIAAGTPTAGEVELAAVESPPLSELVMKTNQESNNLYAEVLLRSLGTVAKADAAMAGKDTADAGLEAIKATLTQLGVNAESYVPEDGSGLSRHNLVSPEALVQTLRAMANSAAAEIYQTSLPVAGVSGTLTYRFRDTTAQGIVQAKTGTVTGVSALSGYARPLNYPPLVFSIIVNQSHQSAGQQRQAIDEIVLLLTRLRSC from the coding sequence ATGATTGTTAAATGGATGGCAAATTTCGCTCAGCCCATTGGTGCGCTGCTGCTAATTCTGGGTTCGCAATGGGCAGGGGTGCCGGCATCTGCCCAGACGCAAAAAACACCACCAGCAACGCAGCCGATCTGTCCGGCGCAGTTGCCCGATGCGATTGATGCCATCGCTAACCGCCCCCAGTTCAGTCGGGCGCGTTGGGGAATTCTCGTGGAACCGCTTTCCCCCACAGATGGCCAAACGCTGTACAACCGGCAAGGAGAAGACTATTTCATCCCGGCATCCAATGAAAAACTGCTTACCACTGCTGCTGCTTTGGCGAAACTGGGGACTCAATTTCGCATTCGCACCTCGGTTTATGGAACTCCCGTCAATGGAGGAGAGGTGTCTTTGCGGGTTGTGGGGCGCGGCGATCCCAGCTTAACGGATTCCCATCTGGCGAGTTTGGCGCAACAGCTGAAGAGTCGGGGAATTCGCCAAGTCGGGCAGATGGTTGTTGAGGATGGTTATTTTCAAGGGCAGCCGGTGAACCCGAATTGGGAATGGGAAGATGTGCAAGCCGGCTATGGTGCGCCGGTGAATAGTTTAATTGTTAATGAAAATGCGATTAATTTGACGCTCTCCCCCCAAGCTGCCGGTCAACCCTTACGCGTCACTTGGGATGATCCCAAAGAAGCTAGGGGGTGGCGAGTTGAGAACGATTCGGTGACGGTTGGGCCAAATGAACCGGAGTTTTTAGAGGTAGGGCGCGATTTCAGCCGGCCTATCTTGCGAATTAAAGGTCAGTTGCGTGCCGGCGCAGAACCGGAAGAGGTCGCTGTCGCAATTGTCAACCCCGCAGAAAACTTTTTGCAGCGCTTCCAGCAAGCATTAGCAGCCGAGGGAATTGCTGTGGGGCGAGCACAAATCGCCGCCGGCACCCCAACTGCCGGTGAAGTGGAGTTAGCGGCGGTTGAATCCCCGCCGTTGTCTGAACTGGTGATGAAGACGAACCAGGAGAGTAATAATCTGTATGCAGAGGTGTTGCTGCGTTCCCTCGGTACCGTTGCCAAGGCAGATGCAGCGATGGCCGGCAAAGATACCGCAGATGCCGGTTTAGAAGCGATCAAAGCCACCTTAACTCAATTAGGTGTTAACGCAGAAAGCTACGTCCCAGAAGATGGTTCTGGGTTGTCCCGTCATAACTTAGTCAGCCCAGAAGCTTTGGTGCAAACTCTTCGGGCAATGGCAAATTCAGCGGCAGCAGAGATTTATCAAACTTCATTGCCCGTTGCCGGTGTCAGTGGCACTCTCACCTATCGTTTTCGCGATACAACCGCCCAAGGAATTGTTCAAGCGAAAACCGGCACCGTTACCGGGGTTTCAGCGTTGTCAGGATATGCCCGCCCGCTGAACTATCCGCCTTTAGTTTTTAGCATTATCGTGAATCAATCTCATCAATCTGCCGGCCAACAGCGTCAAGCAATTGATGAGATTGTACTGTTATTGACTCGTTTGCGTTCTTGTTAA
- the fdhD gene encoding formate dehydrogenase accessory sulfurtransferase FdhD: MKATPGSKTKTQVWVVENGQVQSRSDRLATEEPLEIRLIVAGMRRTIAITMRTPGNDFELAAGFLYSEGVINSRQDIQRMTHCTDPGVDIENHDNIVNVELAGNVCPDLVSLERHFYTTSACGVCGKTSLEALRLQRSPVITEGPAVSTEIFYSLPEKLRSAQRVFATTGGLHAAALFDAEGKLLALREDVGRHNALDKLIGWAILGDYLPLSSNIVMVSGRTSFEILQKCLVASVPIVCAVSAPSSLAVALAQEFGITLIGFLRGERFNVYSAVERILAKVTVEVLSSES, from the coding sequence ATGAAGGCAACTCCAGGCAGCAAGACGAAAACCCAAGTCTGGGTGGTAGAAAATGGGCAAGTACAATCGCGTTCAGATCGTCTTGCCACAGAAGAACCCTTAGAAATTCGCTTGATTGTCGCCGGCATGAGGCGTACGATTGCAATTACCATGCGGACGCCCGGAAATGACTTTGAGCTGGCAGCCGGCTTTCTATACAGTGAAGGGGTAATTAACAGCCGGCAAGATATCCAACGCATGACTCACTGCACCGATCCGGGCGTGGATATCGAAAATCACGATAATATTGTGAATGTGGAACTTGCCGGCAATGTCTGCCCAGATTTAGTCAGTTTGGAACGCCACTTTTACACAACCAGCGCTTGTGGGGTGTGCGGAAAAACCAGCTTAGAAGCATTGCGTCTGCAACGTTCTCCGGTTATTACTGAAGGGCCGGCAGTTTCAACAGAAATATTTTATAGCCTGCCAGAAAAGTTGCGAAGTGCACAGCGAGTTTTCGCCACCACCGGCGGCTTACACGCAGCAGCTTTATTCGATGCAGAAGGTAAACTGTTAGCACTGCGAGAAGATGTAGGCCGGCATAACGCCCTTGATAAACTCATCGGTTGGGCAATTCTCGGAGATTATCTCCCCCTTTCTAGCAACATTGTAATGGTGAGTGGGCGAACAAGTTTTGAAATATTGCAGAAATGCCTCGTTGCCAGTGTACCCATTGTCTGCGCCGTTTCCGCCCCCAGCAGTTTAGCCGTCGCACTCGCGCAAGAATTTGGCATCACCCTAATCGGATTTCTGCGTGGGGAACGGTTCAATGTCTACTCTGCCGTAGAGAGAATTCTTGCAAAAGTTACAGTAGAAGTGCTGAGTTCTGAGTCCTGA
- a CDS encoding DUF6745 domain-containing protein → MSKIKIEKLTPAQEALIPLYQEKWREISLATQPIDRKKASETVKEAYALIGLPEPEILFYDSPYEALNILKKKHHQFCPNRWSSLSNQLKSQLLSQLESELLSQVDNQLLTQLENQLRQTLKEQLWENFYPQLKRYLEPDIGNSFLNLAFSESVKSETWAASGSLFDFCITVLDCNLTEKSWSLFQSLVKNTGWIFYYNKTAIVCNRPVKLAFDSENRLHGEGEAALQYADGFSLYSYHGVTLPEKYGKLQPHQWQAQWLIEERNAEVRRVLVQEIGYGRICQELQAEALDSWQEYTLLKIENADVEPIFLIKMTCPSTGCIYALRVPPDVQSAREAISWVNWGVDAAEFSVQT, encoded by the coding sequence ATGTCGAAGATTAAGATTGAAAAACTAACGCCTGCTCAAGAAGCTTTAATTCCGCTTTATCAGGAAAAGTGGAGAGAAATCTCGCTGGCAACACAACCGATTGATCGTAAAAAAGCCTCTGAAACAGTCAAAGAAGCTTATGCTTTGATTGGCTTACCTGAACCGGAAATTCTTTTTTATGATAGCCCTTATGAGGCATTAAACATACTTAAAAAGAAACATCACCAATTTTGCCCGAACCGATGGAGTTCACTGAGCAATCAGTTAAAAAGCCAACTGTTGAGCCAATTGGAAAGCGAATTATTGAGTCAAGTAGATAATCAATTATTGACTCAATTAGAAAACCAACTTCGGCAAACACTCAAGGAACAACTGTGGGAAAACTTTTATCCGCAACTCAAGAGATATTTGGAGCCTGATATCGGAAATAGCTTTCTTAATTTAGCTTTTTCTGAGTCTGTTAAATCCGAAACTTGGGCGGCTAGTGGAAGCTTATTCGATTTTTGTATAACTGTATTAGATTGCAATTTGACTGAAAAATCTTGGTCGTTATTTCAGTCGCTCGTGAAAAATACTGGCTGGATTTTTTATTATAATAAAACAGCAATTGTTTGTAACCGGCCCGTCAAACTCGCTTTTGATAGTGAAAATCGCCTTCATGGGGAAGGCGAAGCCGCCCTTCAGTATGCTGATGGATTCAGCCTGTACTCCTATCATGGGGTAACATTACCTGAAAAATATGGGAAATTACAGCCACATCAGTGGCAAGCTCAATGGCTAATAGAAGAACGCAATGCTGAAGTTCGTCGAGTATTAGTTCAGGAAATAGGTTACGGGCGAATTTGCCAAGAATTGCAAGCTGAAGCCTTAGATTCTTGGCAAGAATACACGCTTTTAAAAATTGAAAATGCTGATGTTGAGCCAATATTTTTAATAAAAATGACTTGCCCTAGCACCGGCTGCATTTATGCCTTACGAGTTCCGCCTGATGTACAATCAGCGAGAGAGGCAATTTCCTGGGTAAATTGGGGAGTTGATGCGGCGGAATTTTCAGTCCAAACCTGA